TTGCATACCATCGATTAAAACCTTCATAGAATCCATCATAGCTTGTGGAAGTTGGGTAAAAAAATCCACCAAACTTAAATGCTCCATATGCATAAATTTAGACCAAATACCTACAAAAAGCCCAGAAAGCAAAACACTAAGCAAAACATTAAACCTAAAAAAACACAAAAGCGTCATTAACAAAACGCCTATAAATACTGGATTAGTTAAAAGCATTACATTCCTTAAATCAAAATAATTGCACATTTTAAATAATTTTCTTTAAAATACTATTTAAGTTTAAAAAATTTAAGCAAAAATTGCAAAATAAAAGCATAAAATGATAGTTTTTACTTTAAAAAAGGATACAAATGAGAAGTGACGCAATCAAAAAAGGACACTTAAAAGCACCAAATCGCTCTTTACTTAGAGCATGTGGCTTAAATGATGAAGATTTTAATAAGCCTTTTATAGGTGTAGCAAATAGCTATATAGATATCATCCCAGGACATTTTTTCTTAAATGAATATGCAAAAATCATTAAAGATGAAATCCGAAAAAATGGCTGTATTCCTTTTGAATTTAACACCATAGGTGTTGATGATGGTATAGCTATGGGGCATGATGGTATGCTTTATTCTTTACCAAGTCGTGAAATCATCGCAAACTCTATTGAAACAGTGATGAATGCACACCAACTTGATGCACTAATTTGTATCCCAAATTGTGATAAAATTACTCCAGGTATGCTCATGGGGGCTTTAAGAGTTAATGTGCCGACTATTTTCGTTAGTGGTGGACCTATGAAAGCAGGAGTAAATAAACATGGAGAAAAAATCAGTCTAAGTTCTGTTTTTGAAGCAGTGGGAGCTTATGAGGCTAAAAAAATCAATGAAGAGGATTTAAAAGATATAGAATGCAAAGCTTGTCCTAGTGGTGGATCTTGCTCGGGTATGTTTACTGCAAATTCTATGAATACTTTATGCGAGGCTATGGGTATAGCACTAGAAGGAAATGGAACTATTTTAGCACTTAGCAAAGAAAGAGAAGAGCTTTTAAGAAAAGCTGCGCGTAGAATTTGTGAAATTGCACTAGATGAGCGTTTTAAAATTCGCAATATTATTACTAAAAAGTCCATTAACAATGCTTTAGTTGTTGATATGGCTATGGGTGGAAGTTCAAATACTATCTTACATATGCTTGCTATTGCTTATGAAGCAGGTGTAAATTTGGATATAAAAGAACTCAATCACATCAGTGTTAATGTGGCCCATATAGCCAAAATCGCTCCATCTTTAAATACTGTTTATATGGAAGATATACACAAAGCAGGTGGAGTAAGTGCGGTAATAGCTGAAATAGCTAAAAAACCAGGCCATATTTTAGAACTTGACACTCTAGATATTAGTGGAAAAACTTTAAAAGAGCGCATTGAGAATGCTGATATTAAAGATGAAAACATCATAAGAAAAATAGACAATGCCTATTCAAATGTAGGTGGGCTTGCTATACTTTTTGGGAATTTAGCTGAGCAAGGCTGTGTGATAAAAACTGCAGGTATTATGGGCGAGCGTAAATTCAAAGGAAAAGCGGTTTGTTTTAACTCTCAAGAAGAAGCCATTAAAGGCATTATAAAAGGTAAAGTTAAAGAAGGTGATGTGTGTGTGATACGCTATGAAGGACCAAAAGGTGGACCTGGCATGCAAGAAATGCTTAGTCCGACTTCATTACTCACAGGCATGGGACTTGGTGCTAAAGTTGCACTTATAACAGATGGTCGTTTTAGCGGAGCTACAAGAGGACTTAGCATAGGCCACATTTCTCCTGAGGCTGCAGAAGGTGGACTTATAGCGCTTTTAAAAGATGGTGATGAGATAGAAATTGATGTAGATACTTACAGCATCAATGCAAATTTAGCCCAAGATGAAATTGCTAAACGCAAAGCAAATTTTAAAATGCCTTATAAACAAATAAATTCAAGATGGCTTAAAATGTATCAAAAGCTTGTTAGTAATGCTAGCAAAGGCGGGATTTTAGACTTAGAATAATTTTCTTAATTTCTTAAAGAAATTAAGAAATATCTTTTTAAATGTAAAACAAAATATGAAAAATTATGTTAAAGTGGCCGGGAGAAAGGGATTCGAACCCCTGGAGGTGTGACCCTCAACGGTTTTCAAGACCGCCGCTTTCGACCACTCAGCCATCTCCCGTATAAAGAATAAAAATATCAAGTATTAACATCGCATTGGAGGCGACATCCGGATTCGAACCGGAGATCAAGGCTTTGCAGGCCCATGCCTTACCGCTTGGCTATGTCGCCTTGAGTTACCAAAAAGTGGTGCCCGAGGCCGGACTTGAACCGGCACGGAAGAAAAATTCCGAGGGATTTTAAGTCCCTTGTGTCTACCAATTCCACCACCCGGGCGGGTGATAATGGAGCGGGAAACGAGATTCGAACTCGCGACCCCAACCTTGGCAAGGTTGTGCTCTACCCCTGAGCTATTCCCGCATTAAAGTTGAAATTATATCAAACTAATCTTAAATATATATAAAAATTATTTTTATTATAAATTAATAAAAAAATTATTTTTTTATAATATAATTCCGTAAATACAATAAACTTTTTAAAATATAATGATAAAGTTAGATATAAAATTATTATATTTTAAAATATAAGGTAAAATCAAAAACAAGGAGAACACAAAAATAATGTTAAAATTGAATGTATCAGGCAAAATGACTTCAATAGTTGGACTATTAATTATCACCATATTAAGTATAGTTAGTATTTTGGGTTATTTTCAAACCAAAAACAATACTTTTGAACTCATAAAAGATGTTCAATTAAAAACAATGGATGATGTAACTCTAACTTTTAATAATTATGGTCAAAGCAAAAGAAATGCTATAAATACTTTAGCAAGCGAACTCTCTAAAGCACCATTAGATGATAGAGAACAGATTTTATCGCTTATTTCATCTTTTCAAAAAGCTTTTAATTTTCAACTAACTTTTTTTGGAATTGAAGAGTTAAATGGTGTATTTTTATCAAATGGAAAATTTTTAAATCCTGAAAATGGATTTAATTTACAAAATAGTATTTGGTATACTCAAGCAAAACAAGCAAAAACAGTTATTACAACTAATCCTTATAAATCATCAACAGATAATACCGTTACCATGACATATGCTGCACCTGTATACAAAAATGGAAAATTTATAGGTGTTGTTGGTGGCGATTATGCATTAAGTTCTTTTTCTAAAGATGTATTAGCTTTTGGTAGATCTGCTACTACTTATGCGGTAGTATACAACAATGAAGGTGAAATAATGTTTCACGAAAATCAAGATAAAATACTAACAAAAGACCAATTAGGCATAAATATATCAAAAATTATAAACACAAATCCGTCATACTATTTAGATCCAGATAATAGAGACTCTTTATTTCAAGTTCAAGATGATAAAAATACATTATATGAAGTAATGTGTAATTCTACCATAAATCAAAATTTTAAAGTTTGTACAATTACAGAAAATCGTGCTTATACAAATCCTATTAAAAAAGCCTTATCTGCTCAAATTATAGTAGGTTTAATAGCAATAGCAGTCGCTCTACTTGTGGTTAAACTTGTAATCCAATATAATCTTTCTCCACTTCAAAAAATCCAAATCGGCCTTAACTCTTTCTTTGACTTTATCAATCATAAAACAAAAGATTCTGCTATGATAGATGTTAAGACTAATGATGAATTTGGAGTTATGGCCAAAGCCATCAATGAAAACATCACTAAAACTAAAAATGCATTAGAACAAGATGCTAAAGCAGTAGAACAATCAGTTGATACAGCTAAAGAAATAGAAGGTGGTAATCTAACAGCAAGAATAACAGCAATTCCTGCTAATCCTCAATTAATAGAATTAAAAAATGTATTAAATGATATGCTTGATGTATTACAAGCAAAAGTTGGTTCTAATATGAATGAAATCAATAGAGTATTTGATAGCTATAAGGCATTAGACTTTACTACTGAAGTTAAAAATGCTAAAGGTGGAGTTGAAGTAACTACTAATGTATTAGGTCAAGAAATAGTAGCTATGCTAAGACAATCATCTGAATTTGCTTCTTTATTAGCAGATGAGAGTGGTAAATTACAAAGTGCTGTTAAAGACTTAACAGATTCTTCATCTTCTCAAGCTTCTTCTTTAGAAGAAACAGCAGCAGCATTAGAAGAGATTACTTCTTCTATGCAAAATGTATCTCATAAAACTAGTGAAGTTATTGCTCAAAGTGAAGAGATTAAAAATGTTACTTCTATAATAGGTGATATTGCTGATCAAATTAACCTACTTGCATTAAATGCAGCTATTGAAGCAGCTCGTGCAGGAGAACATGGTCGTGGCTTTGCTGTTGTTGCTGATGAAGTTAGAAACTTAGCAGAAAGAACTCAAAAGTCTTTAGGTGAGATTGAAGCTAATACTAATATCTTAGTTCAATCTATTAATGAAATGGGTGAGAGTATTAAAGAACAAACTACAGGTATTACTCAAATTAATGATGCTGTAGCTCAAATTGATCATGTAACTCAAGAGAATTTAAAAATAGCAAAAGATAGTGCTGTAATTTCTGATAATGTTAATAAGATAGCTAATGATATCTTAGAAGATGCTAGGAAGAAAAAGTTTTAAATAATTAAACTAAACCCATTAAGGGTTTAGTTTGAGTGATATAAGATTTTAAGTGTTAATTGCTAAGCTGGGGTTGGTGATTTTGATTGGATGTGATTGTTATTTTTTATAATTTTTTTATTAAAAAATAGTTTTTTTATATTTAAATAATGCATTTTTTTATTAAAAATAATACAAGATAATTTTTCCCTTAAAATTTACAATTTTTAAACAAGGATAATTCATTATGAAAAACATTACAAGAAGTTTAACGGGAAAATTAACTTTTTTTGTTTTTTTAGCAATTATAGCTATTTTATTTATAGCAAATGCATTTAATTATGCTGAAGTAAAGCATGATGTTCAAAAACTCATCAATGATATACAAGTTAAAACAATGCAAGATGTTTTAAAGAATTTTGATGACTACACTGCTTCAAGAAGCGATGCTATTAGATCTGTCGCCTCTGAATTGCAAAAAAATCCTAATGCGAGTTTAGAAGAAATTTACACTATGGTTAAAGTTGCAAAAGAAGCTAGTCGTTTTGATGTGCTATATGTAGGACTTGCACACAATGGTGCAATGATTAGATCAAATGGAAACCATCAAATGCCATCTGATGGCTATGATCCTAGAACAAGAAGTTGGTACACAAGTGTTGCTTCTGGAGAAAACAAAGTTGTAATATCAAAGCCTTATATTGCCCCTAGCTTAAAAGCTCCTTCTTTATCTTTTTCATATCCTATAGTTGTTAATGGTAAATTTATAGGTGCAGTAGGTGGAAATTATGATTTAAATACTTTTTCAGATAATGTATTATCAATGGGAAGGTCACAAAGCGGATATACTGTGGTTTTAGATAATGATGGAACTATACTTTTTCATGAATCTTCTGAGGCATTATTAACAAAAAATGAATTAAGTCAAAATATAGTAAAATCATATCTTTCAACACCTGAAGGAAAATCAGGACTTCTTTCAAGCTCACCAATGTTAATTGAAGATGGAAATGCTCCTCGCAAGGCTGTGATTTGTCAGAAATCTTCAACAGGATATAATGTTTGTGTGATTGCAGATGAAAAAATCTATAAAGACCCGGTAAATAAAGCTTTAATACAACAAATCATTATTGGTGTTATAAGCTTGGTAATTGCTCTTGTAATTATAAGATTTATGATTAATTATAATCTTTCTCCACTTCAAAAAATCCAAATCGGCCTTAACTCTTTCTTTGACTTTATCAATCATAAAACAAAAGATTCTGCTATGATAGATGTTAAGACTAATGATGAATTTGGAGTTATGGCCAAAGCCATCAATGAAAACATCACTAAAACTAAAAATGCATTAGAACAAGATGCTAAAGCAGTAGAACAATCAGTTGATACAGCTAAAGAAATAGAAGGTGGTAATCTAACAGCAAGAATAACAGCAATTCCTGCTAATCCTCAATTAATAGAATTAAAAAATGTATTAAATGATATGCTTGATGTATTACAAGCAAAAGTTGGTTCTAATATGAATGAAATCAATAGAGTATTTGATAGCTATAAGGCATTAGACTTTACTACTGAAGTTAAAAATGCTAAAGGTGGAGTTGAAGTAACTACTAATGTATTAGGTCAAGAAATAGTAGCTATGCTAAGACAATCATCTGAATTTGCTTCTTTATTAGCAGATGAGAGTGGTAAATTACAAAGTGCTGTTAAAGACTTAACAGATTCTTCATCTTCTCAAGCTTCTTCTTTAGAAGAAACAGCAGCAGCATTAGAAGAGATTACTTCTTCTATGCAAAATGTATCTCATAAAACTAGTGAAGTTATTGCTCAAAGTGAAGAGATTAAAAATGTTACTTCTATAATAGGTGATATTGCTGATCAAATTAACCTACTTGCATTAAATGCAGCTATTGAAGCAGCTCGTGCAGGAGAACATGGTCGTGGCTTTGCTGTTGTTGCTGATGAAGTTAGAAACTTAGCAGAAAGAACTCAAAAGTCTTTAGGTGAGATTGAAGCTAATACTAATATCTTAGTTCAATCTATTAATGAAATGGGTGAGAGTATTAAAGAACAAACTACAGGTATTACTCAAATTAATGATGCTGTAGCTCAAATTGATCATGTAACTCAAGAGAATTTAAAAATAGCAAAAGATAGTGCTGTAATTTCTGATAATGTTAATAAGATAGCTAATGATATCTTAGAAGATGCTAGGAAGAAAAAGTTTTAAATAATTAAACTAAACCCATTAAGGGTTTAGTTTGAGTGATATAAGATTTTAAGTGTTAATTGCTAAGCTGGGGTTGGTGATTATTAATCGTCGAATTTTTGGCCTAAAATATTACCTTTAAAATCTGTATAAATTTCCATCATATTGTTTGTTCTAAATTTATAGCCATTTATTTTTTTATCTACTTCTACAATAGCTGCATTTGGTTGTACTGCTTGTACTTTTGCAATAATTTCTTTTGGGATAAATCCTGTTGGAATGCCTTTGTATTTACCATCAACTTCTTTCCAGTCTCCATTGATGATAAAGTCAATTTCAGTCCCATCAACTAAATTTACTTCATAAGAATCTACATCTTGTTTTACATAACCTACATTTACACCTTTAAAATGAGTGTTTAAAAACTCTTGAGCTTTTTGAGGTAGAGCATTTGGACTTACAACCATATCTGCAAACATAGAACTTGCACAAACTAAACTAGCTAACATTAATTTTATTTTCATTTTTTCTCCTTTAAATAAAAGTAAAAAATGATATTAACTGCTTGTGAAATTTATGTGAATTTAATTTTTAAAACCAACTATTTTATTTTTATCAAATGAAGATTCTATTTCTTTTTCTATTGTATGTAAAAAATCACTCATTTTAAAAACACCATCCTTAGAAATAGCTGCTTTCAAAGCTGTATTTTTAACTACCATAGCAATTTGAGCTCCACTTAGCTCATACAAAGCAAGGTTTTTTAAATCAAAATTATCATCAAATTTAGTATTTTTAGGTAAAGCTTTTTGCCATATCATCAAGCGTTGTTCGTAATTTGGCTTTTTAAATTCTATTTTATACTCAAATCTTCTTGAAAAAGCCACATCTAAACTTTCTAAAAAATTAGTCGTAGCTATGATAACTCCGCTAAAACGCTCAATTTGTTCTAGAAAAATATTTTGCATTTGATTGTGCATTTTATCAGCACCGCCACTACTTTCTACCCTAGTACTTAAAAATTGATCAGCTTCATTTAAAAGCAAAATAGGACTTTGTTTGCTTGTTTGACAAAGCTCTTTATAAGTATCAAAAATTTTTCTTACATTTTGCTCGCTCTCGCCCACATATTTGCTTAAAATTTTAGAACAATCAAAACTCAAAATAGATTTTTTCATAGCTTTTGCCATACTTAGCGCACTCATAGTCTTACCCGTGCCAGCAGGACCATAGAAAATTATCTTAGCTTCTATATTTTTATTTGTTTTTATACCCCATTTATTTAATCTTTCCAAAACCTTTTTATCTTGTTGTTTTAATATACTTTCCAATAGATCTTTAGTGCTTTGGGGCATAATAACATCATCTATATTAATATTTGGCTCAATTAGCTCAAAAATATCTTGTTCTTTAACTAAATTTTGAAGTTTAATTTTTTTATTCTTCTTTGGTTCTTTAAAATTAATAATTCTTTGTAAAATATCATCACTTAAATAAAAAATCTTAGTTATATCACCCAAAGAATTAACAAATTCATCATATTCTAAAAGATTTGAACTAAGTAGCTTAGAATCTTCTTCTAGTAAGACTTTGTTTTCTTGTTTTTGAACATCATCTTCGCTAATTAAATGAAGTAAAAAATTAAAATCTCTACTATAAGAATTTTCAGTATTTAGCAAATACTCTTCTTTTAATAAACTAATAAATATCAAACATTCTTTATCGTTTAAAGCATACTCTTTAAAAATATCTGCCAAAACATTAGAAATTTTACTCTTTTTTAAACGCTCTTTAATATATGCTTCAAATATAGCTATATCTTTTTTAATATTCTTACTTTGAGAGCTTTTAGCAAAAAAACGCAATCTTTGATATAGCTCGATTTTAAAAAATTCATCTTTTAAATATGCAATATGATCTTCATAAATTTGATCTTGCATAAAATCTTGTATAGTTTTATTTTCTAAAATTTGTAAAAAAACCTCACTTAAACTTAACTCGCATTGTAACAAATTTAAAAATAAACTTGAGTTTTTACTCGATTTAAAATCAGAAAAAATTTGAATAATAAAACCTTTTTCTATAAGATTTTTAAGATCTTTTAAATGATCTAAATACTCATATTCATCATTTTTAAAAACTTCACTAAGAAGATTAT
The DNA window shown above is from Campylobacter lari and carries:
- a CDS encoding ATP-binding protein encodes the protein MKDLKLFLNDTFKSNIYKNLQCSEDEILILKHLCKNYLQANVSINAYNLLSEVFKNDEYEYLDHLKDLKNLIEKGFIIQIFSDFKSSKNSSLFLNLLQCELSLSEVFLQILENKTIQDFMQDQIYEDHIAYLKDEFFKIELYQRLRFFAKSSQSKNIKKDIAIFEAYIKERLKKSKISNVLADIFKEYALNDKECLIFISLLKEEYLLNTENSYSRDFNFLLHLISEDDVQKQENKVLLEEDSKLLSSNLLEYDEFVNSLGDITKIFYLSDDILQRIINFKEPKKNKKIKLQNLVKEQDIFELIEPNINIDDVIMPQSTKDLLESILKQQDKKVLERLNKWGIKTNKNIEAKIIFYGPAGTGKTMSALSMAKAMKKSILSFDCSKILSKYVGESEQNVRKIFDTYKELCQTSKQSPILLLNEADQFLSTRVESSGGADKMHNQMQNIFLEQIERFSGVIIATTNFLESLDVAFSRRFEYKIEFKKPNYEQRLMIWQKALPKNTKFDDNFDLKNLALYELSGAQIAMVVKNTALKAAISKDGVFKMSDFLHTIEKEIESSFDKNKIVGFKN
- the ilvD gene encoding dihydroxy-acid dehydratase encodes the protein MRSDAIKKGHLKAPNRSLLRACGLNDEDFNKPFIGVANSYIDIIPGHFFLNEYAKIIKDEIRKNGCIPFEFNTIGVDDGIAMGHDGMLYSLPSREIIANSIETVMNAHQLDALICIPNCDKITPGMLMGALRVNVPTIFVSGGPMKAGVNKHGEKISLSSVFEAVGAYEAKKINEEDLKDIECKACPSGGSCSGMFTANSMNTLCEAMGIALEGNGTILALSKEREELLRKAARRICEIALDERFKIRNIITKKSINNALVVDMAMGGSSNTILHMLAIAYEAGVNLDIKELNHISVNVAHIAKIAPSLNTVYMEDIHKAGGVSAVIAEIAKKPGHILELDTLDISGKTLKERIENADIKDENIIRKIDNAYSNVGGLAILFGNLAEQGCVIKTAGIMGERKFKGKAVCFNSQEEAIKGIIKGKVKEGDVCVIRYEGPKGGPGMQEMLSPTSLLTGMGLGAKVALITDGRFSGATRGLSIGHISPEAAEGGLIALLKDGDEIEIDVDTYSINANLAQDEIAKRKANFKMPYKQINSRWLKMYQKLVSNASKGGILDLE
- a CDS encoding PepSY-like domain-containing protein: MKIKLMLASLVCASSMFADMVVSPNALPQKAQEFLNTHFKGVNVGYVKQDVDSYEVNLVDGTEIDFIINGDWKEVDGKYKGIPTGFIPKEIIAKVQAVQPNAAIVEVDKKINGYKFRTNNMMEIYTDFKGNILGQKFDD
- a CDS encoding methyl-accepting chemotaxis protein, with the protein product MCNSTINQNFKVCTITENRAYTNPIKKALSAQIIVGLIAIAVALLVVKLVIQYNLSPLQKIQIGLNSFFDFINHKTKDSAMIDVKTNDEFGVMAKAINENITKTKNALEQDAKAVEQSVDTAKEIEGGNLTARITAIPANPQLIELKNVLNDMLDVLQAKVGSNMNEINRVFDSYKALDFTTEVKNAKGGVEVTTNVLGQEIVAMLRQSSEFASLLADESGKLQSAVKDLTDSSSSQASSLEETAAALEEITSSMQNVSHKTSEVIAQSEEIKNVTSIIGDIADQINLLALNAAIEAARAGEHGRGFAVVADEVRNLAERTQKSLGEIEANTNILVQSINEMGESIKEQTTGITQINDAVAQIDHVTQENLKIAKDSAVISDNVNKIANDILEDARKKKF